Proteins found in one Gordonia sp. PDNC005 genomic segment:
- a CDS encoding MFS transporter — translation MKLRIHYAWVIAGVAFLTILGAAGFRSVPGVLMDPLHHEFGWSHGTIGAAMSVNMALYGLTAPFAAALMDKFGIRPVVTAALALIAAGTGLAVFMTASWQLVLLWGVLVGLGTGALSTAFVATIATRWFVERRGLVTGVLTAASATGQLIFLPIVAALADAHGWRTSVLVVTAVAVAVVPVAGLLLRSWPSDLGMAAFGSTTVSPPVREDRGMARAALGGLALGARRPVFWLLAASFAICGATTNGLLQTHFIPAAGDHGMPATTAASLLALVGVFDVVGTIASGWLTDRVDPRILLVIYYLGRGVALAGLPSILGATATPSVWVFILFYGLDWVATVPPTMALAREQFGDATPVVFGWIFAAHQLGAAVAAFGAGAIRDASGGYDPAFYTAAVLCVVAGFLCWAVPRQRLMREESSARTPASIG, via the coding sequence GTGAAACTTCGCATCCACTACGCCTGGGTGATCGCGGGTGTGGCCTTCCTGACCATCCTCGGCGCCGCGGGCTTCCGGTCGGTCCCGGGCGTCCTGATGGATCCGTTGCACCACGAGTTCGGGTGGTCGCACGGCACCATCGGCGCTGCGATGAGTGTCAACATGGCGCTCTACGGACTCACCGCGCCCTTCGCCGCCGCGCTCATGGACAAGTTCGGAATCCGGCCGGTCGTGACGGCGGCGCTGGCTCTGATCGCGGCGGGCACGGGACTCGCGGTCTTCATGACGGCCAGTTGGCAGCTCGTGCTGCTGTGGGGTGTGCTCGTGGGTCTGGGCACCGGCGCACTCTCGACCGCGTTCGTAGCGACGATCGCCACCCGCTGGTTCGTCGAGCGGCGCGGCCTCGTGACCGGAGTATTGACGGCGGCCTCTGCCACCGGGCAGCTGATCTTCCTGCCGATCGTTGCAGCGCTGGCCGACGCACACGGCTGGCGCACGTCGGTGCTTGTGGTCACCGCCGTCGCGGTCGCGGTGGTGCCGGTCGCCGGTCTGCTCCTGAGGTCGTGGCCGTCGGACCTCGGGATGGCGGCGTTCGGGTCGACCACGGTGTCTCCGCCGGTTCGGGAAGACCGCGGGATGGCGCGCGCGGCACTGGGCGGCCTCGCGCTGGGCGCGCGCCGACCCGTGTTCTGGCTGCTCGCGGCCAGCTTCGCGATCTGCGGAGCGACCACCAACGGCTTGTTGCAGACCCACTTCATTCCGGCAGCGGGCGATCACGGCATGCCCGCGACGACGGCGGCGTCGCTGTTGGCGCTCGTCGGAGTCTTCGACGTGGTCGGAACGATCGCGTCGGGATGGCTCACCGACCGCGTCGACCCGCGGATCCTGCTGGTGATCTACTACCTCGGGCGGGGTGTCGCGCTGGCCGGACTGCCGTCGATCCTCGGGGCGACGGCCACGCCGAGCGTCTGGGTGTTCATCCTGTTCTACGGGCTGGACTGGGTGGCGACCGTCCCTCCAACGATGGCGTTGGCGCGAGAACAGTTCGGCGACGCGACCCCGGTCGTCTTCGGGTGGATCTTCGCTGCTCATCAGCTCGGAGCGGCCGTCGCGGCATTCGGTGCGGGAGCGATCCGCGATGCGTCGGGCGGCTACGATCCGGCCTTCTACACCGCTGCGGTCCTGTGTGTCGTCGCCGGATTCCTGTGCTGGGCGGTTCCCCGTCAGCGACTGATGCGGGAGGAGAGCTCGGCCCGGACTCCGGCGTCGATCGGCTGA
- a CDS encoding helix-turn-helix domain-containing protein translates to MQTVAVLLVEPVIGFDATIAPTCFGKADDAEGNPLYDVVTCSVTGDPVRSTNGYAITPESDASVLARADTVVIPGTKCPPAREAGNLPEDLREALALIRPGTRLVSICTGAFILAAAGLLDGRPATTHWQAGSDLLRLHPTVSLIDHVLYVDDGDILTSAGVASGIDLCLHIIRGDHGTAAAARVARYCVLPPAREGTHPQFVDRPVPPRGEGSTAPVRQWATANPSENLSVERLARRSGMSVRTFNRRFREETGQTPGAWVQRLRLDHARELLERSDLSIDAVAEQSGLGSSASLRVHLRRDTGMPPAMYRRAFGGSVAAAHLDS, encoded by the coding sequence ATGCAAACTGTCGCGGTTCTCCTCGTCGAACCAGTCATCGGATTCGACGCGACCATTGCACCCACCTGTTTCGGCAAGGCGGACGACGCCGAGGGGAACCCGCTGTACGACGTTGTCACCTGCAGTGTCACCGGAGACCCCGTCCGATCGACGAACGGCTACGCGATCACGCCGGAGTCGGATGCTTCAGTCCTCGCCCGCGCGGACACCGTGGTGATCCCCGGGACGAAGTGCCCGCCTGCACGTGAGGCGGGCAATCTGCCAGAAGATCTGCGCGAGGCCCTTGCCCTGATAAGACCGGGCACCCGACTCGTGTCGATCTGCACCGGCGCGTTCATCCTCGCGGCCGCCGGACTGCTCGACGGCCGTCCGGCCACCACCCACTGGCAGGCAGGTTCCGACCTGCTTCGCCTGCATCCGACGGTCTCTTTGATCGATCACGTCCTGTACGTCGACGACGGCGACATTCTGACGTCGGCCGGAGTCGCGTCGGGCATCGACTTATGCCTGCACATCATCCGTGGCGACCACGGCACCGCCGCCGCGGCGCGCGTCGCCAGATACTGCGTCCTGCCGCCCGCCCGCGAGGGCACTCATCCGCAGTTCGTCGACCGCCCAGTTCCGCCGCGCGGTGAGGGAAGCACCGCGCCGGTGAGACAGTGGGCGACGGCGAATCCGTCGGAGAACTTGTCCGTCGAACGCCTGGCGCGGCGCTCGGGGATGAGCGTGCGCACGTTCAATCGGCGGTTCCGGGAGGAGACCGGGCAGACGCCGGGTGCCTGGGTGCAACGCCTCCGCCTCGACCACGCGCGCGAGCTTCTCGAACGCAGCGACCTCTCGATCGACGCCGTCGCCGAGCAGTCCGGACTCGGCAGCTCGGCAAGCCTCCGCGTCCATCTGCGCCGGGACACCGGCATGCCTCCTGCCATGTACCGCCGGGCGTTTGGAGGATCAGTAGCCGCGGCCCACCTCGACTCGTGA
- a CDS encoding D-isomer specific 2-hydroxyacid dehydrogenase family protein, producing the protein MSSLRVAVEPVHDPHVVGAVRDAGAELVSLDHAQILVWLGGPDGFPELPDSIEWVALSTAGIERFVDAGVLDERRIWTNASGFYAQGCAEHALALLLAGTRQVVASARSRWAKGAVDPAVRTLRGSTVVILGAGGIGRALTPMLAACGASVIAVNRSGRSVDGADLTLPASEIDEALARADHVVLAAPDTAETRHVINDRTLALLKPHSWVVNVARGPLIDQAALYRALVGGAIAGAGLDVTDPEPPPLDDPLFSLDNVVITPHVANPAGRLTTEMAPFLTENLRRFTAGLDLISRVEVGRGY; encoded by the coding sequence ATGAGCTCACTGCGCGTCGCTGTCGAACCGGTACACGACCCTCACGTGGTGGGAGCGGTGCGCGACGCGGGAGCTGAGCTGGTCTCGCTGGACCACGCTCAAATCCTGGTGTGGCTGGGAGGGCCAGACGGCTTTCCCGAACTGCCGGACTCCATCGAGTGGGTTGCACTCAGTACCGCGGGCATCGAACGGTTCGTCGACGCCGGCGTGCTCGACGAGCGCCGCATCTGGACCAATGCGTCCGGTTTCTATGCGCAGGGATGCGCCGAACACGCGCTTGCGCTCTTGCTCGCCGGGACCCGTCAGGTTGTCGCCTCGGCCCGGAGTCGCTGGGCGAAGGGTGCTGTGGACCCGGCGGTGCGGACGCTGCGAGGTTCGACTGTCGTGATCCTCGGCGCGGGTGGAATCGGCCGTGCGCTCACTCCGATGCTGGCCGCGTGCGGGGCCTCGGTGATCGCCGTCAACAGGTCGGGCCGATCAGTCGACGGCGCCGACCTGACACTTCCTGCATCTGAGATCGATGAGGCGTTGGCCCGCGCCGATCACGTCGTGCTGGCGGCACCCGACACCGCAGAGACACGGCACGTGATCAATGACCGGACACTCGCACTCCTCAAGCCCCACTCATGGGTGGTGAACGTCGCCCGCGGGCCGTTGATCGACCAGGCGGCGCTGTACCGGGCCCTGGTCGGCGGGGCGATCGCCGGCGCCGGACTCGACGTGACCGACCCGGAACCGCCGCCGCTCGACGATCCGTTGTTCAGCCTGGACAACGTGGTGATCACCCCGCACGTCGCCAACCCGGCGGGGCGTCTGACAACCGAGATGGCGCCGTTCCTGACCGAGAACCTCCGGCGTTTCACGGCAGGGCTCGACCTGATCTCACGAGTCGAGGTGGGCCGCGGCTACTGA
- a CDS encoding isochorismatase family cysteine hydrolase — MYLDPDWATSALLIIDVQNDFAIGPRAVEGTADRIPELARLATSFRAAGRPIVHIVRSYEAGESDVDLVRRAAIESGDAVVRPGTRGADIPAALLPHALTLDWNLLRSGETQQIGPDESVMYKPRWSAFHRTSLDRTLSDLGIDTVVVAGCNLPNCPRATLFDASERDYRTVLVVDATSQTTPERLADLELIGVRLRTVDDAVAELSVIPPAP; from the coding sequence ATGTACCTCGATCCCGACTGGGCGACGTCGGCCCTGTTGATCATCGACGTCCAGAACGACTTCGCGATCGGCCCGCGCGCAGTCGAAGGGACGGCCGATCGAATACCGGAACTCGCTCGCCTCGCGACGTCGTTCCGCGCAGCAGGCAGGCCGATCGTGCACATTGTTCGGTCGTATGAGGCCGGGGAATCGGACGTCGACCTCGTGCGGCGTGCGGCGATCGAGTCCGGTGACGCGGTCGTCCGCCCAGGGACGAGGGGCGCGGACATCCCGGCCGCGCTCCTGCCTCACGCTCTGACGCTCGATTGGAATCTACTGCGGAGTGGTGAGACCCAGCAGATCGGCCCCGACGAGTCGGTGATGTACAAACCGCGCTGGTCGGCGTTTCACCGGACATCGCTGGATCGCACGCTTAGCGACCTGGGGATCGACACCGTCGTCGTGGCCGGGTGCAATCTCCCGAACTGTCCACGAGCAACGCTGTTCGACGCTTCGGAACGTGACTACCGGACCGTTCTCGTCGTTGACGCGACGTCGCAGACCACGCCGGAACGCCTCGCCGATCTGGAGTTGATCGGAGTTCGTCTTCGGACGGTCGACGACGCCGTCGCCGAATTGAGTGTGATCCCTCCTGCTCCTTGA
- a CDS encoding PaaI family thioesterase, with protein MTDSAMPEVGLDGASEFLRAAGMVPTVVTGTRVEGYVDLDERHHTPWGVVHGGVYATFVESAGSIGASAAVADRGQFAVGVHNATDFLRPSTGGRATVIAEPIQQGRTQQLWLVEVTDDTTGKTLARGQLRLQNVPLPS; from the coding sequence ATGACCGACAGTGCGATGCCCGAGGTCGGCCTCGACGGCGCGAGCGAGTTCCTCCGAGCCGCGGGCATGGTGCCGACGGTGGTGACGGGAACTCGCGTGGAGGGATACGTCGATCTCGACGAACGCCATCACACGCCGTGGGGAGTGGTGCACGGTGGCGTGTACGCCACGTTCGTCGAGAGTGCGGGCAGCATCGGTGCGAGTGCCGCCGTCGCCGACCGCGGCCAGTTCGCCGTCGGCGTCCACAACGCCACCGACTTCCTCCGCCCGTCGACGGGGGGCCGTGCGACGGTGATCGCCGAGCCGATTCAGCAGGGCCGGACCCAGCAGTTGTGGCTCGTCGAGGTGACCGATGACACGACAGGCAAGACTCTCGCCCGCGGCCAGCTGCGATTGCAGAACGTTCCGTTGCCCTCCTGA
- a CDS encoding helix-turn-helix domain-containing protein, producing MKWLDIDPGNCSVQRTLDVIGDRWSVLVLREVFNGVRRFDQIKSHTGVSDSVLSDRLRRLVDNDVLRAVDYQEAGARRRKEYRLTPAGFDLQPVLLSLLSWGDTHRADPEGPALAMVHDDCGAPVALELRCAAGHQIENRRDIHAEPGPGARIHQ from the coding sequence ATGAAGTGGCTCGACATCGACCCGGGGAACTGCTCAGTGCAGCGAACCCTCGACGTGATCGGTGACCGGTGGAGTGTCCTCGTCCTCCGCGAGGTGTTCAACGGTGTGCGGCGCTTCGATCAGATCAAGTCACACACGGGTGTCTCCGACTCCGTGCTCTCCGATCGTCTCCGACGGCTCGTCGACAACGACGTTCTCCGCGCGGTCGATTACCAGGAGGCCGGTGCGCGGCGTCGCAAGGAGTACCGGCTGACCCCGGCCGGGTTCGACCTTCAGCCGGTCCTGCTCTCGCTGCTGAGTTGGGGCGACACACACCGCGCCGACCCAGAGGGGCCTGCGCTGGCCATGGTCCACGACGATTGTGGTGCGCCGGTGGCGCTCGAGCTGCGGTGCGCAGCAGGCCATCAAATCGAGAATCGGCGTGACATCCACGCCGAGCCGGGCCCCGGCGCGCGCATTCACCAGTAG
- a CDS encoding LysR family transcriptional regulator has translation MAEIERLRYVVTVARAGGISAAARALGVSQPTVSRAVADVERALGAPLFDRRSTGTRLAPGAAELLVGIERVVDGYDELFGGGSSDGPLTIGYAWGGLTPKLEQGLDAGPSYELRHAVDPVGELVHGRVDRALIRIPSPDAPVPAHTVLLAEESERRVVLVNARHRLADRASVTLAELCADSTPVLSEGSGTVPHDLWGVFDGEPVVVPDPLTWLNAIAAAPDRFGVTSVSTAEFHIHPRTVYLQCPDLPPVTVRLLGPVRGRR, from the coding sequence ATGGCTGAGATTGAGCGGCTGCGGTACGTCGTGACCGTCGCCCGTGCGGGCGGGATCTCGGCTGCCGCGCGTGCTCTGGGAGTGTCGCAGCCAACGGTCAGCCGTGCGGTGGCCGACGTCGAACGAGCGCTGGGGGCGCCTCTGTTCGACCGCCGGTCGACGGGCACTCGACTCGCGCCGGGTGCAGCGGAACTCCTTGTCGGGATCGAGCGGGTCGTCGACGGGTACGACGAACTGTTCGGGGGCGGCAGTTCGGACGGTCCGCTGACCATTGGTTACGCGTGGGGTGGTCTGACGCCGAAGCTCGAACAGGGGCTCGACGCAGGACCGTCGTACGAACTCCGGCACGCTGTGGATCCGGTCGGTGAATTGGTACACGGCAGGGTCGACCGTGCCCTGATTCGGATACCGTCACCCGACGCTCCGGTGCCCGCGCACACGGTGCTGCTCGCGGAGGAGTCGGAGCGACGGGTGGTGCTGGTCAACGCCCGTCACCGTCTCGCCGACCGGGCGTCGGTGACGTTGGCCGAGCTGTGCGCCGATTCGACGCCGGTCCTCAGCGAGGGGTCGGGGACCGTCCCGCATGATCTGTGGGGTGTGTTCGATGGCGAGCCGGTTGTGGTGCCCGATCCCTTGACCTGGCTGAACGCGATCGCTGCGGCGCCGGACAGGTTTGGTGTCACGTCGGTCAGCACGGCCGAGTTCCACATTCATCCGAGAACCGTGTACCTGCAGTGTCCGGATCTTCCGCCAGTGACGGTTCGGCTGTTGGGGCCGGTGCGCGGCCGCCGATGA
- a CDS encoding EamA family transporter — translation MTTRLRFVGEPTLLVLLWSSGAVAIGIGLDGMSPQTFLTVRAIGAASCAWAIVLTTRSTLPTGRELAIVVGAGLLLQVTYQCAYFLAIAHHIGAGMISLIMSAQPLLTVVAAGALSRRTAVGAGLGVIGVGVAVVADTSGTGDASIVAFAFAAVALLAITAGTLVQAKVTSTTGWSCVAVQSTVSATVFGGVVMAIGPGEVHLTVSSVVAVAWVTIVVSVIATALLYRITRERGAVVVSGLFLVVPSCAAGLDYLLTGTGVPPLAIVGGAVAVVGLVMLQRPDTRSRRSIRRGRDRRLASPS, via the coding sequence ATGACCACACGTTTGCGGTTCGTCGGCGAACCCACATTGCTGGTACTGCTCTGGTCGAGCGGTGCCGTCGCGATCGGCATCGGACTCGACGGCATGTCACCCCAGACGTTCCTCACCGTCCGCGCGATCGGCGCCGCTTCCTGTGCGTGGGCCATCGTCCTCACAACTCGGTCGACGTTGCCGACCGGCCGAGAACTGGCGATCGTCGTCGGCGCAGGGCTCCTTCTGCAGGTGACGTACCAGTGCGCGTACTTCCTCGCTATCGCCCATCACATCGGTGCCGGAATGATCTCGCTGATCATGTCGGCGCAGCCCCTGCTCACCGTGGTGGCGGCAGGCGCACTGTCGCGACGCACCGCCGTCGGCGCGGGTCTGGGCGTGATCGGCGTAGGTGTCGCCGTCGTCGCCGACACCTCGGGCACTGGCGACGCCTCCATCGTGGCGTTCGCCTTCGCCGCCGTCGCACTTCTCGCGATCACCGCGGGAACCCTCGTGCAGGCCAAGGTCACGTCGACGACGGGCTGGTCGTGCGTCGCCGTTCAGTCGACTGTCAGCGCAACGGTATTCGGTGGCGTCGTCATGGCGATCGGGCCAGGCGAGGTCCACTTGACGGTGTCGTCGGTCGTAGCCGTCGCGTGGGTGACGATTGTCGTCAGCGTGATCGCCACAGCGCTCCTCTATCGGATCACGCGAGAGCGCGGCGCCGTGGTGGTCAGCGGACTGTTTCTCGTGGTCCCGTCGTGCGCCGCGGGCCTGGACTATCTCCTGACCGGCACCGGTGTGCCGCCACTGGCGATCGTCGGCGGTGCCGTCGCCGTCGTCGGACTCGTGATGCTGCAGCGCCCGGACACCCGATCACGCCGGTCGATCAGACGCGGTCGAGATCGACGTCTCGCGTCTCCTTCATGA
- a CDS encoding MFS transporter, which translates to MNRRRIIIASMVGTTIEFFDFYIYATAAVLVFPTLFFPKGDDTAALLASFATFGLAFAARPIGSILFGHFGDRVGRKATLVGSLVTMGVATFLIGVLPTFEQAGYLAPALLALMRFAQGLGLGGEWSGAALLATETAEKGKRAWAAMWPQLGAPFGFFLANGTFLVIMSVMDFDSKTSGADHPFMTWGWRIPFLLSAFMVILGLYVRLKLTETPVFAKAVQEGKKVKTPLGEVVRTAWRPLIIGTFVMVATYTLFYLVTTWVVSYGTGKVVDKSGTKLGISYIDFLQMQLIAVVFFAVFVAVSGQLADRFGRRLVLIIATVLIIVYGLSFQWILDPAHVTQGSMLAVLIVGLTLMGFTFGPMSAVLPELFATNVRYTGSGIAYNFASIIGAAIAPFIATWLVADFGVGWVGVYLAIAGVSTLIALIVMKETRDVDLDRV; encoded by the coding sequence ATGAATCGCAGGCGAATCATCATCGCGTCGATGGTCGGCACCACCATCGAGTTCTTCGACTTCTACATCTATGCGACCGCGGCGGTCCTCGTCTTCCCGACATTGTTCTTCCCCAAGGGGGACGACACCGCGGCGCTCCTCGCGTCGTTCGCCACGTTCGGCCTGGCGTTCGCCGCGCGGCCGATCGGCTCGATCCTCTTCGGTCATTTCGGTGATCGGGTGGGGCGCAAGGCGACCTTGGTCGGATCGCTTGTCACGATGGGCGTCGCAACGTTCCTCATCGGTGTGCTGCCGACATTCGAACAGGCCGGCTACCTCGCACCCGCGCTGCTGGCGCTGATGCGATTCGCGCAGGGGCTCGGCCTCGGCGGTGAATGGTCGGGCGCGGCGCTTCTCGCCACGGAGACTGCGGAGAAGGGTAAACGGGCGTGGGCGGCGATGTGGCCCCAGCTCGGTGCGCCGTTCGGGTTCTTCCTGGCCAACGGCACCTTCCTGGTGATCATGTCGGTGATGGACTTCGACTCGAAGACCTCCGGTGCGGATCATCCGTTCATGACGTGGGGCTGGCGCATTCCGTTCCTGCTGTCGGCGTTCATGGTGATTCTCGGCCTGTACGTCCGACTCAAGCTGACCGAGACTCCGGTGTTCGCGAAGGCCGTCCAGGAGGGCAAGAAGGTCAAGACCCCGCTGGGCGAAGTGGTCCGGACGGCGTGGCGTCCGCTCATCATCGGCACATTCGTCATGGTCGCCACCTACACGCTCTTCTACCTGGTCACTACCTGGGTCGTGTCCTACGGAACCGGCAAGGTCGTCGACAAGTCCGGCACGAAGCTTGGAATCTCGTACATCGACTTCTTGCAGATGCAGCTGATCGCCGTGGTGTTCTTCGCCGTGTTCGTCGCGGTCTCCGGACAGCTCGCCGACCGCTTCGGGCGTCGACTCGTCCTGATCATCGCGACGGTCTTGATCATCGTCTACGGACTGTCGTTCCAGTGGATTCTCGATCCCGCGCACGTCACGCAGGGGTCGATGCTGGCGGTCCTCATCGTCGGCCTGACGCTGATGGGCTTCACGTTCGGTCCGATGAGCGCCGTGTTGCCGGAGCTGTTCGCGACCAACGTCCGCTATACGGGCAGCGGTATCGCGTACAACTTCGCGTCGATCATCGGCGCCGCTATCGCCCCGTTCATCGCGACGTGGCTCGTCGCCGACTTCGGGGTCGGATGGGTGGGCGTCTACCTCGCGATCGCGGGCGTCTCGACCCTGATCGCGCTGATCGTCATGAAGGAGACGCGAGACGTCGATCTCGACCGCGTCTGA
- a CDS encoding SGNH/GDSL hydrolase family protein, translating into MTKLLRTHIRTAALGAVSVGVAVTLSAPAPASALPAMPDLSSLSNSSAGLPSVLEILPGLLQQAPLPRPDGRTHCTKVVQIGDSTSVSADSATALPRADDTATAQYGRVGVSSVAVDALSGRAIVGGPGVDAEHAVTSRSASAGNACWVIAMGVNDAGAISGGSSVGADERIDRIMKQLTGRAVLWPTIASSNPSNPAFGRASMKAFNDALRRATTRYPNLAVYDWAATARPEMFTDGIHYTSAAYADRNRRFADALAAAYPTGGGASPTRAWIAG; encoded by the coding sequence GTGACGAAACTTCTGCGCACCCATATTCGTACGGCCGCCCTCGGTGCGGTCAGCGTCGGCGTCGCCGTGACACTGAGCGCCCCCGCGCCCGCGTCGGCACTACCCGCCATGCCCGACTTATCGTCGCTGTCGAACTCCTCGGCAGGCCTCCCCTCCGTTCTGGAGATCCTTCCGGGACTGCTCCAGCAGGCTCCCCTCCCGAGGCCGGACGGACGGACACACTGCACGAAGGTGGTGCAGATCGGCGACTCGACATCGGTCTCCGCCGACTCCGCAACCGCACTCCCCCGCGCAGACGACACGGCGACAGCGCAGTACGGCAGGGTCGGCGTCAGCTCGGTGGCCGTCGACGCCCTGTCTGGGCGGGCTATCGTCGGCGGTCCCGGCGTCGATGCCGAGCACGCCGTGACCTCACGTTCGGCCTCGGCGGGGAACGCCTGCTGGGTGATCGCGATGGGCGTCAACGACGCAGGCGCCATCAGCGGCGGCAGTTCCGTCGGTGCAGACGAACGCATCGACCGCATCATGAAGCAACTGACCGGTCGGGCCGTGCTGTGGCCGACGATCGCGTCGTCCAACCCGTCGAACCCCGCGTTCGGCAGGGCGTCGATGAAGGCGTTCAACGACGCCCTCCGCCGTGCGACCACTCGCTACCCCAACCTCGCCGTCTACGACTGGGCCGCCACGGCTCGTCCAGAGATGTTCACCGACGGCATCCACTACACGTCGGCTGCCTATGCCGACCGCAATCGTCGATTCGCCGATGCGCTGGCTGCCGCCTATCCGACGGGCGGCGGCGCGTCGCCGACCAGGGCCTGGATAGCGGGCTGA
- a CDS encoding acyltransferase family protein: MTGTITERPRVHTVAIRKPRLVEETVDVALPESDDVINVVEETLPDAPPAPEPVDETVDPVVEEPVDLTFPVAGLVVEPEAVAPEPDSKPEPEADPEPALKPQPKTGGIRRAPALDGLRGIAVLSVVIYHLFGDVMRGGYLGVDIFFVLSGFLITSLLVREFGAGGRVSLNGFWTRRARRILPASVAVLVVSSAVAGLIGGDVAVKLKEQFFSSLLFVNNWVQIVQSQSYFAETTPRIFMHYWSLAIEEQFYVIWPLMFLGVMVLTRKLDIRRRLLVAAVIATVLGLASAAAMALLHDPAADPSRVYFGSDTHLFGLLAGAALALVITAPASDAVDSWPLRRSPVVAKWLGVIVAPVAFVGLIVMLFVLPDTASATYRGGLLVACLLTTVLVHNAVREAGPIPTVLSNRALRWFGARSFSLYLWHWPAFIFTRELINGSGIDATHTMPGWMIGVIAAAVSVALSEFSYRWIETPFRRLGFRGVLTAVGASARRVAPLAGVAAVLAVVMLAGSALGSSPSKSALEQQLDDLAEMQRQANEAPAVVLPPKPSRELPTGPEVTAVGDSVMLASSQALRRRLPGIYIDAEVSRHYSGGEGVLADLLANDKMREFVVLGFGTNGQAFPGQLNRIMRMLGPDRKVVLVVPFGPVDGIPQAANQVLRYVKRKPNVFLAPWCSIAAANPGDLGADGVHPVGPGLRLYVDAVEQGLRQAVRGERDPNITCPL; encoded by the coding sequence ATGACGGGAACGATCACCGAGCGCCCACGCGTCCACACTGTCGCCATCCGGAAACCGCGGCTCGTCGAAGAGACCGTGGACGTCGCGCTGCCCGAATCCGACGACGTCATCAACGTTGTCGAAGAGACTTTGCCGGACGCCCCGCCTGCACCGGAGCCGGTCGACGAGACCGTCGATCCGGTTGTCGAAGAGCCCGTCGACCTGACCTTCCCGGTTGCCGGACTGGTTGTGGAGCCGGAAGCAGTCGCGCCGGAACCAGATTCCAAGCCAGAACCAGAGGCTGATCCGGAGCCCGCGCTGAAGCCGCAGCCCAAGACGGGTGGGATCCGTCGGGCCCCGGCCCTCGACGGCCTGCGCGGTATTGCAGTGCTCTCCGTCGTCATCTATCACCTGTTCGGAGATGTGATGCGCGGCGGATATCTCGGCGTCGACATCTTCTTCGTCCTCTCGGGTTTCCTGATCACGTCTCTCCTTGTCCGCGAGTTCGGTGCAGGCGGACGGGTGTCGCTCAACGGGTTCTGGACACGTCGAGCGCGCCGGATCCTGCCCGCGTCCGTCGCCGTACTGGTGGTGTCCAGTGCGGTCGCCGGACTCATCGGCGGCGACGTCGCAGTGAAGCTGAAAGAGCAGTTCTTCAGCTCACTGCTGTTCGTGAACAACTGGGTGCAGATCGTGCAGTCGCAGAGCTACTTCGCCGAGACCACACCGCGCATCTTCATGCACTACTGGTCGTTGGCGATCGAAGAGCAGTTCTACGTGATCTGGCCGCTGATGTTCCTCGGCGTCATGGTGCTCACGCGAAAGCTGGACATCCGGCGTCGCCTGCTCGTCGCGGCGGTGATCGCCACCGTCCTCGGCCTGGCCTCAGCGGCTGCGATGGCCTTGCTGCACGATCCGGCCGCCGACCCGAGTCGTGTGTACTTCGGCAGTGACACGCACCTGTTCGGGCTGCTCGCGGGTGCCGCACTGGCCCTGGTCATCACGGCGCCCGCGTCCGACGCCGTCGACTCCTGGCCGCTGCGACGTAGCCCGGTGGTCGCGAAATGGCTCGGAGTGATCGTTGCGCCGGTCGCTTTTGTCGGGCTCATCGTGATGCTGTTCGTCCTCCCCGACACGGCGTCGGCCACGTACCGCGGCGGCCTGCTCGTGGCCTGCCTGCTGACGACGGTCCTGGTGCATAATGCGGTCCGCGAAGCGGGGCCGATTCCCACGGTGTTGAGCAACCGCGCGCTGCGGTGGTTCGGCGCGCGGTCTTTCAGTCTCTATCTGTGGCATTGGCCCGCATTCATCTTCACGCGCGAACTGATCAACGGCAGTGGGATCGACGCGACGCACACGATGCCCGGCTGGATGATCGGGGTGATCGCGGCCGCCGTCAGTGTTGCACTGTCCGAATTCTCGTACCGCTGGATCGAGACGCCGTTCCGCCGGCTCGGCTTCCGAGGTGTGCTGACCGCGGTAGGTGCCAGTGCTCGACGGGTCGCACCGCTCGCAGGTGTGGCGGCGGTTCTGGCCGTGGTGATGCTCGCCGGTTCGGCGCTCGGATCGAGTCCGTCGAAGTCGGCTCTGGAACAGCAACTCGACGATCTGGCCGAGATGCAGCGCCAGGCGAATGAGGCTCCCGCTGTTGTCCTGCCGCCGAAACCGTCGCGCGAGCTTCCGACGGGGCCTGAGGTGACCGCGGTCGGCGACTCGGTGATGCTCGCGTCGTCCCAAGCGCTGCGGAGGAGACTGCCAGGCATCTACATCGACGCCGAGGTGTCGCGGCACTACTCGGGCGGCGAAGGCGTGCTCGCCGATCTGCTGGCCAATGACAAGATGCGCGAGTTCGTCGTCCTCGGTTTCGGAACCAACGGCCAGGCGTTCCCCGGCCAGCTCAACCGCATCATGCGAATGCTCGGTCCGGACCGAAAAGTGGTGCTCGTCGTCCCCTTCGGGCCCGTCGACGGCATTCCGCAGGCGGCGAATCAGGTGCTCCGCTATGTCAAACGCAAGCCGAACGTGTTCCTCGCGCCCTGGTGCTCGATCGCTGCGGCCAATCCCGGCGACCTCGGCGCCGACGGCGTCCATCCGGTGGGCCCCGGCCTGCGGCTCTACGTGGACGCGGTGGAACAGGGGCTCCGTCAGGCCGTGCGTGGTGAGCGCGACCCGAACATCACCTGTCCGCTGTAG